The Noviherbaspirillum saxi genome includes a window with the following:
- the aroE gene encoding shikimate dehydrogenase, translating to MDRYGVIGNPIAHSKSPEIHAQFAAQTGQHMAYERILAPLDAFSQTVRDLMAQGFGGANVTVPFKLEAHTLASTLTERAQAAGAVNTLKFEQGTILGDNTDGVGLVTDITENAGLSLSGKRILLLGAGGAARGVILPLLAKAPGQLVIANRTVAKAEELAAQFESKGHVSPSAFTTLDQPFDLVINATSASLSADVPPVSPTVFGRGALAYDMMYGKAPTVFMRFAAQHGASVRDGLGMLVEQAAESFQLWRGVRPGTAEVFAALRAKL from the coding sequence ATGGACCGGTATGGCGTCATCGGCAATCCGATCGCGCATAGCAAGTCGCCCGAGATTCATGCTCAGTTCGCCGCACAAACCGGTCAGCATATGGCATACGAGCGCATATTGGCGCCGCTGGATGCCTTTTCCCAAACCGTTCGCGACTTGATGGCGCAGGGCTTTGGCGGCGCCAACGTGACGGTGCCATTCAAGCTGGAAGCCCATACGCTGGCAAGCACGCTGACCGAACGTGCACAGGCCGCCGGGGCGGTGAATACGCTGAAATTCGAACAGGGCACCATCCTTGGCGACAATACCGATGGCGTCGGCCTGGTCACCGACATTACCGAGAATGCCGGCTTGTCCTTGAGCGGAAAAAGAATCCTCCTGCTTGGCGCCGGCGGCGCGGCGCGCGGGGTGATCCTTCCCTTGCTTGCCAAAGCACCCGGCCAGCTCGTGATTGCCAATCGCACCGTGGCCAAGGCCGAAGAGTTGGCCGCGCAATTCGAATCGAAAGGCCACGTGTCGCCGAGCGCTTTCACGACTCTGGACCAGCCTTTCGATCTCGTCATCAATGCCACCTCGGCCAGCCTGTCGGCAGATGTGCCGCCGGTATCGCCCACGGTATTCGGTCGAGGCGCGCTTGCCTACGACATGATGTACGGGAAGGCGCCGACAGTCTTCATGCGATTTGCCGCGCAACATGGTGCAAGCGTGCGCGACGGCCTCGGCATGCTCGTCGAACAGGCGGCTGAATCCTTTCAGTTATGGCGCGGCGTGCGCCCCGGTACCGCCGAGGTGTTTGCAGCATTGCGCGCCAAGCTGTAG
- the mtgA gene encoding monofunctional biosynthetic peptidoglycan transglycosylase, with amino-acid sequence MKRLRKLLLWLIVAPIVIVLAMQLYFFVQIWWWIDHNPGSTSFMSRQLSVLREKDPKAQLKHKWVPYNRISNHLKRAIIAAEDSNFSGHEGVDWEAMQKAYEKNTKKGKVIAGGSTITQQLAKNLFLSGERSYLRKAQEVIITYMLEYLMDKERIFEIYLNVVEWGVGVYGAEAAAQHYYGVSAAALGPAQAARLAVMLPRPRFYDKNRGSGYLARRTDLILRRMGGAELP; translated from the coding sequence ATGAAACGCTTGCGCAAATTGTTGTTGTGGCTGATCGTCGCGCCGATCGTGATCGTGCTGGCCATGCAGTTGTACTTCTTTGTACAGATCTGGTGGTGGATCGATCATAATCCGGGGTCCACCAGTTTCATGAGCCGCCAGCTTTCCGTGCTGCGCGAGAAGGATCCGAAGGCCCAGCTCAAGCACAAGTGGGTTCCCTACAACCGCATTTCCAACCACCTCAAGCGCGCGATCATCGCTGCCGAAGATTCCAATTTTTCCGGTCACGAAGGCGTCGACTGGGAGGCTATGCAAAAGGCCTACGAAAAGAACACCAAGAAAGGCAAGGTCATCGCGGGCGGATCGACCATTACCCAGCAGCTCGCGAAAAACCTGTTCCTGTCGGGAGAACGCAGTTACCTGCGCAAGGCGCAGGAAGTGATCATCACTTACATGCTCGAATACCTGATGGACAAGGAACGCATCTTCGAGATTTACCTGAATGTGGTCGAATGGGGCGTCGGCGTCTATGGGGCGGAAGCGGCGGCGCAACATTACTATGGCGTGTCGGCAGCGGCCCTTGGACCGGCACAGGCAGCAAGACTGGCGGTCATGCTGCCGCGTCCGCGTTTCTATGACAAGAATCGCGGCTCGGGTTATCTCGCGCGCCGCACTGACCTGATCCTGCGCCGCATGGGTGGGGCTGAACTGCCGTAG
- a CDS encoding energy transducer TonB yields MKLSFPQNRTLTIAIAASVLVHGALLAVRFAAPEAFKFKPTDPGLEVILVNAKHDRKPVKAEALAQANLDGGGQAEAGRSKSPLPDMRRSEDGDGMKSMQRRIDELERQQRMLAQMNKKSPLATAPTKDRTKPQAAPSRTEAADASESAKEIMRREAEIAKRIEDENKRPKKTFISPSTREVGYAMYFNSVRQKIEKLGTTNFPQKDGRKLYGELTLSISIFQDGSIYLKDKDDGVTVDRSSGNPTLDEAARRIVRRSAPFGAFAKNMRSGDKEDVWVMTTRFKFTRDNELEAELQGGRS; encoded by the coding sequence GTGAAGTTATCTTTTCCTCAAAACCGTACCCTGACGATCGCCATTGCGGCATCGGTGCTGGTGCACGGCGCGCTGCTGGCAGTACGGTTTGCTGCGCCGGAAGCATTCAAGTTCAAGCCGACCGATCCCGGGCTTGAAGTCATTCTCGTCAATGCCAAACACGATCGCAAGCCGGTGAAAGCCGAAGCGCTCGCGCAAGCCAATCTGGACGGTGGTGGTCAGGCCGAAGCCGGACGCTCGAAGTCGCCGTTGCCCGACATGCGCAGGAGCGAAGACGGCGACGGCATGAAATCCATGCAGCGCCGCATCGACGAATTGGAACGCCAGCAGCGCATGCTGGCGCAAATGAACAAGAAATCCCCGCTTGCCACCGCGCCGACAAAAGACCGGACCAAGCCGCAGGCAGCGCCATCGCGTACGGAAGCGGCAGATGCCAGCGAAAGCGCGAAAGAGATCATGCGGCGCGAGGCGGAAATCGCCAAGCGCATCGAAGACGAAAACAAGCGTCCGAAGAAAACCTTCATTTCGCCAAGCACGCGCGAAGTCGGTTACGCGATGTACTTCAACAGCGTACGCCAGAAAATCGAAAAGCTCGGAACCACCAATTTCCCGCAAAAGGATGGACGCAAGCTGTATGGCGAGCTGACGTTGTCGATTTCGATTTTTCAGGATGGCAGCATTTATCTCAAGGACAAGGATGATGGTGTGACGGTCGACCGTTCGTCCGGCAATCCGACCCTGGATGAAGCGGCGCGCCGCATCGTTCGGCGTTCCGCACCTTTCGGCGCGTTCGCCAAGAACATGCGCTCCGGCGACAAGGAGGATGTGTGGGTTATGACAACGCGCTTCAAATTCACGCGCGATAATGAACTCGAAGCGGAATTGCAGGGAGGACGGAGTTGA
- a CDS encoding rubredoxin — protein sequence MCLICGWIYDEEAGLPDEGIAPGTRWADVPINWTCPECGARKEDFEMVAI from the coding sequence ATGTGCCTGATCTGCGGCTGGATCTACGATGAAGAGGCAGGATTGCCGGATGAAGGCATCGCTCCGGGAACCAGATGGGCCGACGTGCCGATCAATTGGACCTGCCCGGAATGCGGCGCACGTAAAGAAGATTTCGAAATGGTGGCAATTTAA
- a CDS encoding YqiA/YcfP family alpha/beta fold hydrolase, whose protein sequence is MILYLHGFRSSPQSFKARLLGQRLQALGCGADYQCPQLPASPRAAIALAQTVIGGTAPERLTLIGSSLGGYYATYLAERIGCRAVLLNPAVTPPRDLEKHVGVTTAYHSDEPFEFKREYIKELEELKVARITDPQRYLLLAATGDEVLDWRAMVAHYPAARQIVIEGSDHGISDFEQYLDEVLAFCGVQTGQRQ, encoded by the coding sequence ATGATTCTGTATCTGCACGGATTTCGTTCGTCGCCGCAATCGTTCAAGGCGCGTTTGCTAGGGCAAAGATTGCAGGCACTGGGTTGTGGCGCCGACTACCAATGTCCGCAACTGCCGGCCTCGCCGCGCGCAGCCATCGCCTTGGCGCAAACGGTAATAGGCGGCACCGCGCCGGAACGCCTGACGCTGATCGGCTCTTCGCTGGGCGGATATTACGCGACCTATCTGGCCGAACGCATTGGATGTCGGGCGGTCCTCTTGAACCCGGCGGTTACGCCGCCGCGCGATCTCGAAAAACATGTCGGCGTCACGACCGCTTACCATTCCGACGAACCGTTTGAATTCAAGCGCGAATATATAAAGGAGCTGGAAGAGCTGAAGGTGGCGCGCATTACGGATCCGCAACGCTATCTGCTGCTTGCCGCAACCGGTGACGAAGTACTCGACTGGCGTGCAATGGTGGCGCATTATCCCGCTGCGCGCCAGATCGTCATTGAAGGTAGCGATCACGGCATTTCCGATTTCGAACAATATCTGGACGAGGTATTGGCGTTTTGCGGCGTGCAGACAGGACAGCGACAGTGA
- a CDS encoding chorismate--pyruvate lyase family protein, protein MKLCSGRHARWCAHVNGVFATPDMRGWLSDTVSLTRKLIAHSTRFRVERLRQQQGVCLADEFHTVGLARPIRVQEREVLLRCDDRPVVFAHTIVPLAATASDWPFFGTLGERSLGTTLFGDPRVARGTLQYARLHAQHPLVRRASAALGQKHFVSPLFARRCLYRRKNGVLLVTELFLPALADLISLPRHHARLDESTR, encoded by the coding sequence GTGAAATTGTGTTCGGGGCGGCATGCGCGCTGGTGTGCGCATGTGAATGGCGTGTTTGCTACGCCTGACATGCGGGGCTGGTTGTCTGATACGGTATCGCTGACCAGGAAGCTGATTGCGCATAGCACGCGGTTCCGGGTCGAGCGCTTGCGCCAGCAGCAAGGCGTATGTCTGGCGGACGAATTCCATACGGTTGGCCTGGCGCGGCCCATACGCGTGCAGGAACGCGAAGTGCTGCTGCGCTGCGACGACCGGCCGGTCGTGTTCGCTCACACCATCGTGCCGCTGGCCGCGACAGCGTCCGACTGGCCGTTTTTCGGTACGCTGGGCGAGCGCTCGCTCGGTACGACCTTGTTCGGCGATCCTCGCGTTGCGCGGGGGACACTGCAGTATGCGCGCTTGCATGCGCAACATCCGCTGGTTCGTCGCGCAAGTGCGGCGCTCGGCCAAAAACATTTTGTATCGCCGCTGTTTGCGCGGCGCTGTTTGTATCGAAGAAAGAACGGTGTATTACTGGTCACGGAACTATTCCTGCCTGCATTGGCCGATCTCATTTCACTCCCGCGCCACCATGCGCGACTTGACGAATCAACACGCTGA
- a CDS encoding chemotaxis protein CheW: protein MTPPTVEPGVVAVRESDSGARRNRLREFQAQLVERMQAASAGTRTQASQLGVMIGQTRWLLNLQEAGEIVSVGAITQVPLTQDWFLGLTNIRGNLVSVIDLARFRGQPATPVDKDSRIVAFAPSLGFNSGLLVSRVMGLRNVAEMEARVVEDTSEMPWALQRYVDRDSQLWTELNLSLIVQDAQFLHVGI from the coding sequence ATGACCCCGCCTACCGTGGAACCTGGAGTCGTCGCAGTCAGAGAGTCGGACAGCGGAGCACGCCGTAACCGCCTGCGCGAATTTCAAGCACAGTTGGTCGAGCGCATGCAGGCCGCCAGCGCCGGTACCCGTACGCAAGCCAGCCAGCTGGGCGTGATGATAGGGCAGACGCGCTGGTTGCTCAATTTGCAGGAAGCCGGGGAAATTGTCTCGGTCGGCGCCATTACCCAGGTGCCTCTGACACAGGACTGGTTTCTCGGCTTGACCAATATCCGAGGCAATCTGGTAAGCGTGATCGATCTTGCGCGCTTTCGCGGGCAGCCGGCGACCCCGGTCGATAAGGATAGTCGTATCGTCGCATTTGCCCCTTCCCTTGGTTTCAACAGCGGACTTTTGGTCTCGCGCGTGATGGGCTTGCGCAATGTCGCCGAAATGGAAGCCCGGGTCGTCGAGGACACCTCGGAAATGCCGTGGGCATTGCAACGTTACGTCGACCGTGACTCCCAGCTCTGGACCGAACTCAACCTATCTTTAATCGTACAGGACGCACAATTCCTGCACGTCGGTATCTGA
- the corA gene encoding magnesium/cobalt transporter CorA codes for MINVFVLQNGRLNQVNIETRNDLENVAPVWVDLTDPNDDERAWVKSIYGVTLPGEDEVKDIEASARYYEAENGDLHLRTDFLLEEDDGPSRVVTVAFILARNMLFSVHTDDLPVFRLVRMRARSRPGSIGDYKDVLLDLYATDAEYSADALEGIYQNLEEVSRRVLQKKLTDEDAAAALNAIAQEEDLNGRIRRNMMDTRRAVSFLMRGRLLNAEQFDEARQILRDIESLDGHTAFLFDKINFLMDATVGFININQNKIIKIFSVASVAFLPPTLIASIYGMNFRILPELNWEMGYPFALALMIGSAVAPFLYFRRRGWLN; via the coding sequence ATGATTAATGTATTCGTCTTGCAGAATGGACGCCTGAACCAGGTCAATATTGAAACCAGGAACGACCTGGAAAATGTTGCGCCGGTATGGGTGGACCTGACCGATCCAAATGATGACGAGCGCGCGTGGGTGAAGAGCATCTACGGCGTGACACTGCCGGGCGAAGACGAGGTGAAGGACATTGAAGCATCCGCGCGTTATTACGAAGCGGAGAATGGCGACCTGCACCTGCGCACCGATTTTTTGCTGGAAGAAGACGATGGCCCCTCGCGTGTGGTGACCGTCGCGTTCATCCTCGCACGCAACATGCTGTTCTCGGTCCACACCGACGATTTGCCGGTATTCCGCCTAGTGCGCATGCGCGCCCGCTCCCGTCCAGGTTCGATTGGCGATTACAAGGATGTCTTGCTCGACTTGTATGCCACCGATGCCGAATACTCCGCGGATGCGCTGGAAGGCATTTATCAGAATCTGGAAGAAGTCAGTCGTCGCGTGCTGCAAAAGAAGCTGACCGACGAAGATGCAGCGGCTGCACTGAATGCGATTGCCCAGGAAGAAGACTTGAATGGACGCATACGCCGCAACATGATGGACACCCGGCGCGCGGTGAGTTTTTTGATGCGTGGACGGCTACTCAATGCCGAGCAGTTTGACGAAGCGCGTCAGATCCTGCGCGATATCGAATCGCTGGATGGCCATACCGCTTTCCTGTTCGACAAGATCAACTTCTTGATGGATGCAACCGTCGGTTTCATCAACATCAATCAGAACAAGATCATCAAGATCTTTTCCGTTGCCAGCGTCGCATTCCTTCCGCCTACGCTCATTGCGAGCATCTATGGCATGAACTTCAGGATACTGCCCGAGCTGAACTGGGAAATGGGTTATCCATTCGCGCTCGCGCTGATGATAGGCAGCGCGGTGGCGCCTTTCCTCTATTTCCGCCGCCGGGGCTGGCTGAACTAA
- the thiD gene encoding bifunctional hydroxymethylpyrimidine kinase/phosphomethylpyrimidine kinase: protein MQNQTSPLILTFGATDPAGAVGIQADLASFAAMGCHGLSVVTSILIADTARIEDVQVIDADWVADQARVILEDMPVAAFKIGAVASIENVSVIAEIVSDYPDIPLILDPFLTAMPDQGQDSEDMLIAVRELLIPQSTMLLASAVELSRLAETWRDSSSEDLMAIDAMRIIEMGCEYLFLTGTSGDVHEVNNMLFDESGVLRNDAWPRLPGSFSGAGSTLSATIAAMLANGVDAPEAVFEAQEFTHAALSNAHRLGMGKLIPDRYFWVREPDQESDK, encoded by the coding sequence GTGCAAAACCAAACTTCTCCCTTGATATTGACCTTCGGTGCGACCGATCCGGCAGGCGCCGTCGGCATCCAGGCCGATCTGGCATCCTTCGCCGCGATGGGCTGCCATGGTTTGTCTGTCGTCACGTCGATCCTGATCGCCGATACCGCGCGCATCGAAGACGTGCAGGTGATCGACGCGGACTGGGTGGCGGATCAGGCACGCGTGATCCTGGAGGACATGCCGGTGGCGGCGTTCAAGATCGGTGCCGTAGCCAGCATTGAAAACGTGTCGGTCATCGCCGAGATCGTTTCCGACTATCCCGATATTCCACTGATACTCGACCCGTTTCTGACAGCAATGCCGGATCAGGGCCAGGATAGCGAAGACATGCTGATCGCGGTGCGCGAGTTGCTGATTCCGCAATCCACCATGCTGCTTGCTTCCGCGGTGGAACTATCGCGATTGGCCGAAACATGGCGCGACAGTTCCAGCGAAGACTTGATGGCCATTGATGCGATGCGCATCATTGAAATGGGTTGCGAATATCTGTTTTTGACCGGCACATCAGGCGATGTGCATGAAGTCAACAACATGCTGTTCGATGAATCCGGCGTACTGCGCAACGATGCCTGGCCGCGGCTGCCCGGCTCCTTCAGCGGCGCAGGCAGCACCTTATCCGCGACCATCGCCGCGATGCTGGCCAATGGTGTCGATGCACCCGAAGCAGTGTTCGAGGCCCAGGAGTTCACCCATGCGGCATTGAGCAATGCCCACCGTCTCGGCATGGGCAAACTGATTCCAGACCGCTATTTCTGGGTACGCGAACCGGATCAGGAATCCGACAAATAA
- the hemL gene encoding glutamate-1-semialdehyde 2,1-aminomutase gives MTSKNDTLFTRAQTSTPGGVNSPVRAFRSVGGTPRFITRAEGPYFWDADDKRYIDYIGSWGPAIVGHAHPDVIHAVQQAAARGLSFGAPTEGEIEMAEEICRILPSVEQVRLVSSGTEAAMSALRLARGATGRDKILKFEGCYHGHADSLLVKAGSGLLTFGNPTSAGVPEDFAKHTLVLDYNNPQQLEEVFHQMGDQIACVIVEPVAGNMNLVRATPEFLQTMRTLCTQHGSILIFDEVMCGFRVGLTGAQGMYGITPDLTVLGKVIGGGLPVAAFGGRKDLMKFLAPLGPVYQAGTLSGNPVAVAAGMSTLKLIQQPGFYEALSAQTGKLAAGLTETAKANGVAFCADSVGGMFGLYFGTEVPGSFAQIMACDKEKFNTFFHAMLDLGVYLAPSAFEAGFVSSQHSDEVIAATIAAADKAFAAIR, from the coding sequence ATGACTTCCAAAAACGATACTCTTTTCACGCGTGCGCAAACCAGCACGCCGGGCGGCGTCAATTCGCCGGTGCGCGCATTCCGTTCGGTCGGCGGTACGCCGCGCTTCATCACCCGCGCCGAAGGCCCCTACTTCTGGGATGCCGACGACAAGCGCTATATCGATTACATCGGCTCCTGGGGACCGGCGATTGTCGGACATGCGCATCCCGATGTGATCCATGCAGTACAGCAAGCCGCGGCACGCGGCCTCAGCTTCGGCGCACCGACCGAAGGTGAAATTGAAATGGCCGAAGAAATCTGCCGCATCCTGCCTTCTGTGGAGCAAGTGCGTCTGGTATCGAGCGGCACCGAAGCGGCGATGAGCGCTCTGCGCCTGGCGCGCGGCGCCACTGGCCGCGACAAGATCCTCAAGTTCGAGGGTTGCTATCACGGCCATGCGGATTCGCTGCTAGTAAAAGCGGGCAGCGGCCTGCTGACATTCGGGAACCCGACCTCGGCGGGTGTGCCGGAAGATTTCGCAAAACATACGCTGGTACTCGACTACAACAATCCGCAACAACTGGAAGAAGTGTTCCATCAGATGGGCGACCAGATCGCCTGCGTAATCGTCGAACCGGTAGCCGGCAACATGAACCTGGTGCGTGCCACACCGGAATTCCTGCAGACCATGCGCACGCTGTGTACGCAGCATGGCTCCATCCTGATTTTCGATGAAGTGATGTGCGGCTTCCGTGTCGGTCTGACGGGTGCGCAAGGAATGTATGGCATCACACCCGACTTGACGGTGCTGGGTAAAGTCATCGGCGGCGGCCTGCCGGTCGCCGCATTCGGTGGTCGCAAGGACCTGATGAAATTTCTGGCGCCGCTGGGTCCGGTCTATCAGGCCGGCACGCTGTCGGGAAATCCGGTCGCAGTCGCTGCCGGCATGAGTACATTGAAGCTGATCCAGCAACCGGGATTTTATGAAGCGCTGTCGGCACAAACCGGCAAGCTCGCTGCAGGTCTCACGGAAACCGCGAAGGCCAATGGCGTCGCATTTTGCGCGGATTCCGTTGGCGGCATGTTTGGCCTGTATTTCGGTACCGAGGTGCCGGGAAGCTTTGCGCAAATCATGGCATGCGACAAAGAGAAGTTCAATACCTTCTTCCATGCGATGCTGGACCTTGGCGTCTATCTTGCGCCATCTGCATTCGAAGCCGGTTTCGTCTCGTCGCAGCATAGCGATGAAGTGATCGCCGCGACCATTGCTGCAGCCGACAAGGCATTCGCTGCAATTCGTTGA
- a CDS encoding response regulator transcription factor → MPIQKILVVDDSPTERYFLTDILIKNGFSVSTAENGEEALLKVKADKPQLILMDVVMPGQNGFQITRAISRDPETQEVPIIICTSKGQETDRIWGLRQGARDYIVKPVDPQELLSKIAALG, encoded by the coding sequence ATGCCCATTCAAAAAATTCTTGTTGTTGACGACTCCCCCACAGAGCGTTATTTCCTTACGGACATTCTGATCAAGAACGGATTTTCCGTGTCTACCGCGGAGAACGGCGAAGAGGCGCTCCTTAAGGTAAAGGCCGACAAACCGCAATTGATCCTGATGGATGTGGTCATGCCGGGTCAAAACGGTTTCCAGATCACGCGCGCCATTTCACGCGATCCGGAAACCCAGGAAGTTCCGATCATCATCTGCACCAGCAAAGGTCAGGAAACGGACCGTATCTGGGGACTGAGACAAGGCGCACGCGACTACATCGTCAAGCCGGTCGACCCGCAGGAACTGCTGTCCAAGATCGCCGCTCTCGGCTGA
- a CDS encoding ribonuclease catalytic domain-containing protein, translating to MNLFFEESGDFKAGAILSQQGEAYQVELQTGKRTKVKARDVLLQFSAPEPAQLLSDAKTVADEIDLDFLWEVAGQEEFGFAELGTEYFGHDPKPHEAAGLLLRLHHAPVYFYKKGKGRYKAAPEDSLKAALAGIEKKKQQALVQAQYVDELKANRLPDVFKPIVMQLLFKPDKNSIEYKALETACTELQTTPQRLMLAVGGIPSPKLLHLTRFLHEHFPKGTGFPAIGVPSVPTLPVADVKAFSIDDVTTTEIDDAFSVVALGDGKIRVGIHIAAPGLGIKRDDAIDAIARQRLSTVYMPGDKITMLPDELVDAYTLAEGRTCPALSLYATLDTADWSVVATETKAEAVPIAANLRHNDLDAMVTEETLAAGSGDYAHKEDIALLWQWAQVLEKGRMLKREAFGLKPEQTNRVDFNFYVVDDVVSIVRRKRGAPLDKIVAELMIFANSTWGKLMHDHGVPGIYRAQGAGGGGWAAKMQVRMLTHAAPHQGLGVDQYAWSTSPLRRYTDLVNQWQILACAEHGVTAPLVAQFKPKDADLFAVVSAFDAAYGAYADFQNNMERYWCLRWLAQENARQVEAVVLKDEVLRLVDIPLIIRLSGMPQAARGTQVRLELIRWDEVELTIEARLIEMTTAAPEVAEEVEAPDDEIATTETEAGAESVSE from the coding sequence ATGAATCTATTCTTTGAAGAGTCCGGCGATTTCAAGGCCGGCGCGATCCTGTCCCAGCAAGGCGAGGCATATCAGGTCGAACTGCAGACCGGCAAGCGCACCAAGGTCAAGGCACGCGATGTGTTGCTGCAATTTTCAGCACCCGAACCGGCCCAGCTGCTGAGCGACGCAAAAACCGTCGCTGATGAAATCGATCTCGACTTTCTGTGGGAAGTCGCCGGTCAGGAGGAATTCGGTTTCGCGGAACTTGGGACCGAGTATTTCGGACATGACCCCAAGCCGCACGAAGCCGCCGGTTTGTTGTTGCGCCTGCATCATGCGCCGGTCTATTTTTACAAAAAAGGAAAAGGTCGCTACAAGGCAGCGCCGGAAGACTCATTGAAGGCGGCGCTCGCCGGCATTGAAAAGAAAAAACAGCAGGCTTTGGTACAAGCCCAATATGTCGACGAGTTGAAGGCAAACCGCTTGCCGGATGTCTTCAAGCCCATCGTGATGCAACTATTGTTCAAGCCGGACAAGAACAGCATCGAATACAAGGCGCTGGAAACAGCCTGCACCGAATTGCAAACGACTCCGCAGCGCCTGATGCTGGCGGTCGGCGGCATCCCTTCACCGAAGCTCCTGCATCTGACGCGCTTCCTGCATGAGCATTTCCCCAAGGGCACTGGATTTCCCGCCATTGGCGTGCCATCGGTTCCGACGCTGCCGGTGGCCGATGTCAAAGCGTTTTCGATTGACGATGTCACGACCACCGAGATCGACGATGCCTTTTCAGTGGTAGCGCTGGGCGATGGCAAGATTCGGGTCGGTATCCATATCGCGGCGCCCGGCCTTGGGATCAAACGTGACGATGCAATCGACGCCATTGCGCGGCAACGTCTGTCCACTGTCTATATGCCGGGCGACAAGATCACCATGTTGCCCGATGAACTAGTGGACGCATATACCCTTGCCGAGGGCCGCACCTGCCCGGCATTGTCGCTGTACGCCACGCTCGATACTGCGGACTGGTCGGTTGTTGCAACGGAAACGAAAGCGGAAGCGGTACCGATCGCGGCCAACCTGCGCCACAACGATCTGGACGCCATGGTGACGGAGGAAACACTGGCCGCCGGAAGCGGCGACTATGCGCACAAGGAAGATATCGCTTTGCTATGGCAGTGGGCGCAAGTGTTGGAAAAAGGCCGCATGCTCAAACGCGAAGCGTTCGGCTTGAAACCGGAACAAACCAATCGCGTCGATTTCAATTTTTATGTGGTCGACGACGTTGTCAGCATTGTCCGCCGCAAGCGTGGCGCACCGCTCGACAAGATCGTCGCCGAGCTGATGATTTTTGCCAACAGCACCTGGGGCAAGCTGATGCATGACCACGGTGTGCCGGGTATCTACCGGGCGCAAGGCGCCGGTGGCGGCGGCTGGGCTGCAAAGATGCAGGTGCGCATGCTTACCCATGCAGCGCCGCACCAGGGGCTGGGTGTGGATCAGTATGCATGGAGCACCTCGCCGTTGCGCCGCTATACCGATCTGGTGAATCAATGGCAAATCCTGGCGTGCGCCGAACATGGCGTCACCGCGCCGCTGGTTGCGCAATTCAAACCCAAGGATGCCGATCTGTTTGCCGTGGTATCGGCTTTCGATGCAGCCTATGGCGCCTACGCGGATTTCCAGAACAACATGGAGCGCTACTGGTGCCTGCGCTGGCTGGCGCAGGAAAATGCCAGGCAGGTAGAAGCCGTGGTGCTCAAGGATGAAGTGTTGCGTCTGGTTGATATACCCTTGATCATTCGTCTGTCCGGCATGCCGCAGGCGGCGCGCGGTACGCAGGTCAGACTGGAGCTGATCCGTTGGGATGAAGTCGAACTCACCATCGAAGCCAGGTTGATTGAAATGACAACGGCTGCACCCGAGGTGGCCGAAGAAGTCGAAGCTCCCGATGATGAAATCGCCACAACCGAGACCGAAGCCGGTGCGGAGTCTGTTTCGGAATGA
- a CDS encoding response regulator translates to MTTSVENGSLKIMVIDDSSTIRRSAEIFLGQAGYQVVLADDGFDALAKMNDHRPALIFCDILMPRLDGYQTCALIKKSAKFHTTPVIMLSSKDGLFDRARGAMVGSDAYLTKPFTKDSLLKTVREHAAVALSR, encoded by the coding sequence ATGACAACATCTGTGGAAAACGGCAGTCTCAAGATCATGGTGATCGACGATAGCAGCACGATTCGTCGATCCGCCGAAATCTTTCTCGGTCAGGCCGGCTATCAAGTCGTTCTTGCCGACGATGGCTTCGATGCATTGGCGAAAATGAATGACCATCGTCCCGCCCTGATTTTCTGCGACATTCTTATGCCTCGCCTTGACGGTTACCAAACCTGTGCACTCATCAAGAAAAGCGCAAAGTTCCACACAACCCCGGTGATCATGCTGTCATCGAAGGACGGCTTGTTCGACCGCGCGCGAGGCGCCATGGTTGGCTCCGATGCCTACCTGACCAAGCCATTTACCAAGGACAGCCTGCTAAAGACGGTACGCGAACATGCTGCCGTCGCCCTATCCCGGTGA